One window of the Vigna radiata var. radiata cultivar VC1973A unplaced genomic scaffold, Vradiata_ver6 scaffold_264, whole genome shotgun sequence genome contains the following:
- the LOC106755204 gene encoding peroxidase 16, protein MGDHSFLVNFSSLLVLIICADTSLAQLTPGFYRKTCPNVERLVRSAVELKFQQTFVTAPATLRLFFHDCFVRGCDASILLASPNNKAEKDHPDDISLAGDGFDTVAKAKAAVDSVPQCRNKVSCADILALATRDVVNLAGGPFYTVELGRRDGRISTIASVQRRLPHPHFNLDQLNSMFASNGLTQTDMIALSGAHTIGFSHCGHLSKRIYNFSPRKGIDPTLNLQYALKLREACPLRVDSRIAINMDPVTPQKFDNQYFKNLQEGKGLFSSDQVLATDERSKGTVNLFASSQLAFNNAFVQAITKMGRIGVITGRQGEIRSDCFRVN, encoded by the exons ATGGGGGATCATAGCTTTCTTGTGAATTTTTCATCCTTGTTGGTTCTCATAATTTGTGCAGACACAAGCTTAGCTCAACTTACTCCTGGTTTCTACAGAAAGACATGCCCCAATGTGGAACGCTTGGTTCGTTCTGCTGTGGAGTTGAAGTTTCAGCAGACCTTTGTGACTGCTCCTGCTACTCTCAGACTCTTCTTCCATGATTGCTTTGTGAGG GGTTGTGATGCTTCCATTTTGCTTGCATCTCCAAATAATAAGGCAGAGAAAGATCACCCTGATGACATTTCTCTAGCTGGGGATGGTTTTGACACAGTGGCTAAAGCCAAGGCAGCTGTTGATAGTGTTCCTCAGTGCAGAAACAAAGTCTCTTGTGCTGATATACTTGCTCTGGCTACCAGAGATGTTGTAAATTTG GCTGGGGGACCATTTTATACAGTTGAATTGGGAAGGCGTGATGGGAGAATATCCACTATTGCCAGTGTTCAACGTCGTCTTCCTCATCCTCATTTCAATTTAGATCAGCTAAATTCCATGTTTGCCTCCAATGGCCTCACTCAGACAGATATGATTGCCTTATCAG GTGCACATACTATTGGATTCTCTCACTGTGGTCACTTGTCAAAACGGATATACAATTTCAGCCCCAGAAAAGGAATTGACCCAACACTAAACTTACAATATGCCTTAAAACTTAGAGAGGCATGTCCTCTGAGAGTTGATTCTAGAATTGCCATAAACATGGACCCTGTGACACCCCAAAAGTTTGATAATCAATACTTCAAGAATCTGCAGGAAGGAAAGGGTCTATTCAGTTCTGATCAGGTCCTGGCTACAGATGAAAGATCAAAGGGCACAGTCAACTTATTTGCATCAAGTCAACTAGCTTTTAACAATGCTTTTGTTCAAGCTATCACTAAGATGGGAAGAATAGGTGTCATAACAGGAAGACAAGGGGAAATAAGGTCTGATTGTTTCAGGGTTAACTGA
- the LOC106755209 gene encoding uncharacterized protein LOC106755209: MGTKIEYSRNLLASSVDSNNFIVGGVDVWEHYQNKGVTNNHFSLGINKLQDPMDRVLDRNNIESIKRTMQMHEDIFKQQVRELHRVYSVQKMLMDDLRKETKQKKFWTPMNGIDMSHSHFLQQQQKQQQTTAAVISYGADFRVQSLREELCSKERSGSCSGESMKRQRGFDLQRPAERDIFGGCEENEAGPSSYTALERCKISSKGCDEDMEVDLTLSIGGSQVKNTNSNNNNNNNSNSKKAYLLPLGCSDSPNGKTRELNSSVSFQSDRVGDCSDPTTPMSSSSVTFDQERKGPHWLSQGLKLK; the protein is encoded by the exons ATGGgaactaaaattgaatattccagaaatcttctagcatcctcAGTAGACAGCAACAACTTCATTGTGGGTGGTGTGGATGTCTGGGAGCACTATCAGAACAAAGGAGTGACTAACAACCATTTCAGTCTTGGCATTAATAAATTGCAAGATCCCATGGATAGGGTGCTTGACAGAAACAACATAGAGTCCATCAAAAGGACCATGCAGATGCACGAGGACATCTTCAAACAGCAG GTAAGGGAGCTACACAGGGTATACAGTGTGCAAAAGATGCTGATGGATGACCTAAGAAAGGAAACCAAACAAAAGAAGTTTTGGACTCCAATGAATGGCATAGACATGAGTCATTCTCATTTCCTTCAACAACAGCAGAAGCAGCAGCAAACTACTGCAGCAGTGATTTCATATGGAGCTGATTTCCGTGTCCAGAGTTTGAGAGAGGAGCTATGCTCAAAGGAAAGGAGTGGAAGCTGTTCTGGTGAGAGCATGAAGAGGCAAAGGGGTTTTGACCTTCAAAGGCCTGCTGAGAGAGACATTTTTGGAGGGTGTGAAGAGAATGAGGCAGGACCTAGCTCCTACACTGCACTTGAGAGGTGTAAAATAAGCAGCAAAGGGTGTGATGAAGACATGGAAGTGGATTTGACTTTAAGCATAGGAGGAAGCCAAGTTAAGAATactaatagtaataataataataataataacagtaacAGTAAGAAAGCTTATCTGCTCCCATTAGGGTGCTCAGACTCACCCAATGGGAAAACTAGGGAGCTAAATTCTTCTGTCTCTTTCCAATCAGATAGGGTGGGAGATTGCAGTGACCCCACCACACCCATGAGCAGCTCAAGTGTGACATTTGATCAAGAGAGAAAGGGGCCACATTGGCTTTCTCAAGGTTTAAAGCTTAAATAG